The sequence gtataatttttttttttttttatgggcaTTTTGTATAATTTCGGGTTCATAGCCTCTGCATCCTACAATCTACTCTTATTATGACTCTACCTTGATGTTTAGTttagtctttaaaaaaaaaaaaaaaaaactaaaattatcaccaattttactataaaaacctTATAATGTGACGTATCAATAAATGAGATCAGTTTcacatcaacaatataataaataaattattgattctttttgctagTGTTCTAAAAATTGACACATCTATATAAGGTCATCCAcgtagtaaaatttgtattgtCTATAGTATGAATGATTGTAGGAGACTACATGAACCTTAAAAAATGTGGTCTCTCTTTCTTATGAGTAGTGCACATTGAGAATTTCATGCATAGGACTTTTTGGTTGTCTTGCAATGAGGGCAACTAATATCCTGAGTTTATGGCTATTGGCTAGCTAGTTGGCTACTATTAACCGTTGCATTACAAGATAGTGTTGCTCTCTGCAGGAGCTCACACCATTGGAGCAGCTCACTGCAGCGCATTCAATGATCGCTTTCAAGAAATCTCCAATGGGAGTCTCACACTCATTGACACATCCCTTAACCGTACTTATGCTGGAGAGCTCATGAAACAGTGCCCTGCAAGAGCAAGCCCCTCTGTAACTGTTAATAATGATCCTGAGACATCTTTCATGTTTGACAACCAGTACTACCGAAATCTTTTAGCCCACAAGGGGCTATTCCAATCAGATTCCGTTTTGTTAGATGATAACAGAACGCGGAAACAAGTAGTGGATTTCGCAAATAACCAAGTTGGCTTTTTTGAGAGTTGGGGTCAGTCATTTTTGAAGCTTACTAGCATTGATGTAAAAAcaggtgatgaaggagaaatTAGAAGATCTTGTTCAACAACGAATGAGTAAAGAACTACCTATCCTTTCGAGGGAACTACACTGAAACAAAATGGTACTTCCGAAGTATTACTCAAATAATGCCTACAAGATGCTTAATTAGAACAGCTTTTACATGCATATACAAACCCAGTAAAGTTTATATTTTCAGTTGTCACTTGTAAGTCTcattgtttgtttgtgtgtctGGATTTTggtgatgtttttcaattttcattagGGATATTGTGTTGTATTTATGGAAATAGTTTGTAAGCTTTTGTTACTGTTGACATTGTGTATATACTTTTCCTTGCATTGGTTTGTATTATCATATATAATAGGACACATCCGGCCCTGCTTTGGGTTGGGGTTGCCCGACCACACATCAATTCTTCGTGGTTACAAGATGGAACAAGATTCTTTCCATTTGACTTAAAACACGGAGGGTCTATTTCAAGTGTATTGAGTGCCACGCCAGCGAAGAATATAtctttagatttgtaatatttaatctgaagcatgaaataaatttatttcatttgtaTCGAGTGTCACATCATTTACATGGTACttaatacatttttaaatttgaatcatGAATAGATCCATTTCAAATGGAGAGGGTCCTTACATTAAGTtttgttggaaatattttagtgaCCAACCAAACTCTTAACCAAAAACAAGTGTAATCCAAATAatcaacaagaacaacaagaagaGATAAGTTTCTCACATTACTATAAAATCACGTGAATGCGTTGTCCTTTAAGATTGATTCTTGCCCCCATGAATAAAACTTTGTATAAATCGGTTCTTTGACGGAATAACCCCTCATGATCATACTATAGTGACCTTTATGTTAGGCACACTTCCACACATAGAGGTTTAAGAATAAGTTTGTAATACTATCTTTCCTTCAATCCGTCAAGCAAGAGAAAACTATGTTGGAGAGCAAGAAGACTTTTaggagaagaaaagaacaatACACCACTGTTATGATCAAGAAAGCAATTAATAtgaatgataataaaataatagatttCTCCAACCGGTTGAACCAAACTATTACACATGGatataaaaagcccaaaaagtttggaaaagagaaaaaaacaaaaggcccAAGGTAATATGGATTAATACACATGAGATGGGGTGGAACGAGCATGTGATATATAGATGGGGCTCTTGCCCACACTAGGTCTCGTATCTTAAAATATCAAAAGAGgtccataatattttataaacatatGAAAGAGCACACTCCTAACCAATATAGGCCTCACAATAAAGATCAAGTGTTTGGAACACATCCACAACAATAAGTTTTTCcaactctttcttttcttttgtcaccTCATTCTTATATGTCTTCATATGAGTCTTCAatcttccttatcttcttcCATTGGATTCCAAAAATTATCTTCTATGGTATCATCAATTTATCCCACTTCTTGTTTGCAAtgatttggttatatatatGGACGGATCATTGCCTCCTCTAGCAAAACGTGACTTGATCTCGTCACAGGAAAGACCTTTAGTCATATTTTACTTTTGACCAAATATTTTACTACAAAACAAACATtgtaaaatgtgaaaatattttatattaaaacaaaCGGAGTGTTAATCACCAAAAATGATCAAGTCAATATATTaatcacacacaaaaatacaaaaatttacaaagaatGGCAAAACTTAAGTAAAGTATTTTATGTGTTGTTTGATAGGTTCCCTAATTAAATCATCCCATGCGGCCAATTTATCCAAGTTAGCACAAACAATGTCTTCATTTTTAACAACAATGGTTGCTAGagtagcaaaaaaagaaaaagaagtgatTGGGTAAGCGAGGGGGCTCTACAATGGGGTTGAGTCAACTAAGGGAGTAGTCAAGAATTTTAAGTTGGGAAGGCTGaataaaaattttgcattcaTATGTTAGTCGtaattcataaatatattgtatataaaattatcaaatttaatatattataatcttTCTAAACTTAAGAGCAAATTCTAGTTTAAAAATAAGGGAAAACTTAAGTAGTACATTACCTACATGGCAATTCAAATTGTCTCCTATAAACAAAACAATGTTGGAACAACTTATTTGGTACCTAAATTCAAgcccaaaggaaaaaaaatgataaaaaaatgatgatggtGAGGAATAATTATATAACTTAGAGGCAAAGAtcaattttgaggaaaaaactTGTAATGATGATAAGGAGAAATAAAGAGTGAAGTTTAAACACTAAAAGAAGAAGACTCAATTAGTGACACACATAGAGGCAAAAAAATCAGTGGCATACACAGTTCATATTTTCACACCTGTAGTCTTGTACACACTATGGGAAATGTTAAAATGAAAGAATAGTAATGAATTTATGggttaaattataaaagtttttttgaATCGGGTAAAATAATCTCCTTGTCTATGCCTGAAGAATAgtctaaattataaaatagatcTACTGCTATAACATGTGtataagtaaaatagataaagtaacttctTGTAGtgccaattaactaaatttttagtCCACTGTTGTGGATACTCTTATATACTaccattttaaaattctatGATAAGATTATAGAAGGAGTCCGAAAGTGGATCGGATCCAAGCTTTATAGATGAGGCTCAGACATCGCTTACAATTTATCTCATGTTGATCAAGGCCCAACTTTTAAACCACAAAAAATCCGGGCCCAGTTTTCTACTATTGGGTTTTTCCGTAATTCACCGCCTCAACTGAACTCATTATCttcttctaagttctaaccaaaaaccctagaaactctatctctcgcattacacacactctctctctcttctctctagAATCCACAATATTTCTCACACAGCTCCAATTTCTGGCGCTCTCAACGGAGTTTGAGAGAGCCTAAATAGAACAAGAAACGCAAACATGGCGGACGTGATGGTGATGAAAGAGATCGAGGCCACGGCGGCAAACCTCGGAATCGATCTCGACAAACTCGACCTCGACTCCATTCGCCTCCCTCCCGGCGAAGACTTCAGCATCGTAAGGTAACgatttcaaaaccaaaccaaaaaaaaaaaaaaaaagctaactGAGAATACTTCGCCTTCTGTTTGTTTCCCGAGAAAACCTAATGCTCTGTTTGGTTCATGGTACCTAAAGTTCCACTTTGTTTAATGTTGTATATTTTGGATATAGCATGTTAATAGAGTGAGcagtatatttttaattgaattcgCTATTTGAGAATTTGAGGAAATTTACCaatttgagcttatttgaactaTAGTTCAATTGATTTGCTGAGAAAATTGTTAAAGATTTAAAgcctgatttttcttttttttttactcaatttatttttgtcaattacaTGTGGTTTTTTGTTCCAGTTGATGAtgtatgattgttttgattctGATTACTGATTGCAATGTCTTGTAGTGATGATGAAGATATTTATCAAGGGGATAATCTGGAGTTGAACACTGGGTTTGGCAATGTTATCATTGTTGATAATCTCCCTGTCGTTACTCGGGAAAAATTTGGGAAGCTTGAAACCGTTGTTCGTAAAATCTACAGTCAGATTGGTATGATCAAGGAGGATGGCCTTTGGATGCCTGTCGAATACGATCCCGAGTCTAAGTCTGAGAAAACCTTAGGCTATTGCTTTATTGAGTTTAATACTCCTCTGgtactactctctctctctctctctctctctagtcaTTGCTGTGATTTAGAAAAAAGAATTCTTTGTTTGCTTAAAGGTCTTCCAAATATTTGTACTATGATATTTAAGACAATGGGTTATCCTGTTATGTCTGCTAATAGTCTTGTAGCTTAGTGTTATAGTCTGCTTTTGTTTACTAGGAGAACCAGGCTTCAAATCTCCCCTCCCCCATCAACCTTACCGATCCAACCTGACCCATTCTTGGGTTGAACCTGTTGAAAGTGCCTTAGTACTCATAGTTTCACTAATATATGTGTCCATCTACTCTAAACAATTGCGCACCCATGCAGGACTTTGTTTCAAAGAGATTACAGATAACATATCTGGCAGttctttatttatatagttattggaagtttttttattttattttatttttatttttaatttttaatttttaaatgttaaagaGAATTGAACGATCCACATCACGGCCAAGGAATTAATGGGTGTAAAAATTGATCCATGATATTTAGATTTAATGGGTTATAGAATATCTGATTCAAATCTGAAAGTCTATGGATTGAATTTGACTGCCCGTAAACTTTGTGATCAATGTTTCACATTCCTACATCGTTAGACATTTTTGGGAATTTGCTTCATTGGTTATTAGGTTTATTTGTCCAATGCTGTGGCATTTGcttcatttattctaaactttGCTTGTCCATTGTCCTGTGGAGGGACAAAAGCTTGACTGAAAAATGAGTTGTGTACTGATAACCTTTGGATACTTATATACAAGGCAATTGGATTATTGGTTAAAGTTTCTGTTTTATATTCCTGTTGCTAGTTTTTGTTACTGTTTAGGAAAACATTTTTAAACCCTTGCTAGGGGTATAATGTTGTGTCAAGCAGTGTGGTTTAAttcatttacttttatttggttaattttttttttaatcactattGTAGGAAGCTGAGCTTGCAAAGGAGAAGACAAATGGGTACAAGTTGGACAAGGCTCACATTTTTGCAGTGAACAtgtttgatgattttgataGGTTCATGAAAGTTCCAGATGAGTGGGCCCCTCCTGAATTTAAGCCATATACTCCAGGGGTAATTTCTTCTCTCAGTTTGCTTCATGTTTTCTGTCATTGTCCttaaaatatacttgaaatgtTATTATGAGCTGCTTACTATTCCCTTTAAAATTTACTACCCTTAAAAGCCATGATTTGAATTTTCACCATTCGCTATTTATATAGGGGTAATTTAGCTCTCTGCTCCTTTTCTTTTGGTATCTTTCCACTATTCTCTTATGCCATGATctttttattacaaatattacTTATCATATAAGAGCAAAaatatttcatgcattttgaGTTTTCtgaaattatcatttttatgatttttaactatatatagATTGTCCATTTTAAATTTAGTCATTGTATTTGTGTAAACATGTGtgaaattatttatattcttatCATCTTTTGCATGGTGGCTTATGAAATTCATTTTATAGATTTCTGCTTTACTGAATTGGTATGTTGtggagattttttttccccagctTGGTCACTTTGGTAAATTCAGcattagatttcttttaagtgtTTTGATATTTCATTAACTTGTTTATTGGAAATATGTCAGCCTGTCAAATGTAGTGTTTatttgggttttagtttttcttttagccttagctatatattttattaaaaagaggatttgactattttacaaaatgtaATGCATAGGTGAATTGATGGTTTTACTCTCTAGTTTGTTGAAAAAATTCTACACAAGATGACAATTAATAAAAGGTGCCTTTTCAATTCTCTGCTTTTCCATCCTTCTTACCTTAACACATATAAGGAAAAGTgatgatttattttttcctgTATTTTCTACATCATTCTCACCTTTCCTTTCCTCTCGTTTCCATCCTTTATACTAAACAATGCTGAAAGCACGTATCAAACACCACCCTTGACATCACCTTTTGGACCCGAAAAACATAAAAGCAAAGGACAATAATTCCTTGCAAAGGAGCAATGGGCAACAGATGATCAACACATTCACCACTATGTTCACACATGCAACATCAATCTACTAGGGTGACATGTTCAATATGGTTTTTCTGAAGTTATGACTCTATATGCATAAcagaaaaaagaacaacaaaagccaactttttagcttttaattaaATACTCTTTCATGGAAACTGCCCCTAGGTCCTCTTAAAGATTCATAGAAAGAGTGGACAGTGAATTTACCATTATGGTTTAGGTTCCAATCTCGATTGACCATTCACACTGCTCTCTAGAcactgcaattttttttttttttcttctgataGGTCATCAAAGATTTATCTCATAAAAAGGACATCATGTTCACGATGGTGAACACTCAGAACTTAGAAGGCTTGAATAAACATGAGATTCTGTTAGATGATTCCCCCATCCTCTTGAGAATCCAAATTAGAATAACATAGAAGTATCTTTGTCCTTGGCTATCAAaagcaatatattttttttaagtaataagttACACACCCCATATCAAGCCAAAACTGTATTGTGTATTTAAATTTCCATTTTATCACTAGTATTTTTGATGCAACTAGAGAAAATTTGTGAATATTGTAAAGTTCTTTGGtgtaatgttttattttattttttcaatggtGAAAGAAAAAATGTTATAGCTTGTTTAATGCTAAAGAACCTTTTTCTATAAATTATCTAGCATTTTGTTTGTAGCTCATATTTCTACAACTAATATAAATTAGatcttatataaattaaaatatattaaaaatgcgTGAAGGTGCCTTCTTTGCCCATTTTAAAATGTAATGTGTGCGGTTTTAGAATTCTTCATTGTTGGCCAAGTAGATGGTTTATGTTGTCTTCAAATTGCCTGCAAACAAACTCCCTCTCTATCTGCagtacttatttatttattttccctttAAAATTTCTATCATGTTAAATATGCTGTTGTTTCATTGCAGGAAAATCTTCAACAATGGCTGACTGATGAAAAAGCTCGTGATCAGTTTGTGATTCGTGCTGGTTCAGATACTGAGGTTTTATGGAATGATGCAAGGCATCTGAAGCCTGAGCCAGTTTATAAGCGTGCTGTGAGTGGAATGTATTTCTGATTGTCCAGATACTATCACATAAGACTGTTAATTATGTGTTGTTcggagtctctctctctctctctctctctatactATCACATAGTTTGATACTAAAGGCCTAGTGTCACATGCTTCTACTTCGATGTTTAATGAACTTCTGCTCACTGCTGCAACATAATAATTGACGTTAATAAATTGACCAATTTAtaccttttttattatataaatatcaCTTTGATGAATGGTCCTACTTGTTTTCTTTACAGTTCTGGACCGAAAGTTTTGTGCAGTGGTCCCCATTGGGGACTTACTTGGCAACAGTTCACAGGCAAGGTGCTGCTGTTTGGGGTGGTGCCAGCACCTTTAATCGCCTTATGCGTTATGCTCATCCtcaggtttatttatttatttattttattttatttttttcagtttcAAATTGGTACCATTTATCCTTGATATTAATTTAATTGATGTATCAACTGCAGGTTAAACTGATTGATTTTTCCCCTGGTGAGAAATATTTAGTGACCTATAGCAGCCATGAACCAAGTAATCCTCGTGATGCGAATGTGAGTTTTTCTACTTTGTCAGTTATTACTTAAAACTGTAAATTAATTGGGCCCAGAACCATTGATAAtgtgaatttatattttagagGGTTGTGATAAATATTTTTGATGTGAGAACTGGAAAAGTGATGAGAGATTTCAAGGGAAGTGCTGATGACTTTGCTATTGGAGGAACTGGTGGTGTTACAGGGGTGTCATGGCCTGTTTTCAGGTGAGTTTCTTTGCTTTTAATCTGCATAAACCTGGTGATAGCTCTTGCTCCCCTTTCCacatattactattttcaatatttttcattaatctAATggattaatattatttttccaGATGGGCAGGAGGTAAAGAGGACAAATATTTTGCTAGAATtgggaaaaatattatttctgtCTATGAAACAGAGACCTTTTCACTTATTGACAAGAAATCCCTGAAGGTAGAAAATGTAGTGGATTTCAGTTGGTCACCTACAGATCCAATTCTTGCACTCTTTGTTCCTGAATTGGGGGACCATCCTGCTAGGGTGAGCACTGTATTTTTTAATATggatatgttttatttatttatttatttttattcacaAGTTGTGCTCTCTCTAATTTCCATATTAAGGTAAATTAATGTTACTTCATTCAATTAATTCTCAGGTGAGTCTAATGCAAATCCCAAGTAAAGATGAGTTAAGGCAGAAGAATCTTTTCAGTGTTAGTGATTGCAAAATGTACTGGCAAAGCAATGGGGATTATCTTGCTGTTAAGGTTGATCGCTatacaaaaacgaaaaaaagcACATACACAGGCTTTGAGCTTTTCCGTATAAGAGAGCGAGATATTCCCATTGAGGTTTTTGAGCTTGAGAATAAGAATGACAAGATTATTGCCTTCGCTTGGGAGCCAAAGGGCCACAGGTTTGCCGTTATCCATGGTGATAACCCAAGACCTGATATAAGTTTCTACTCAATGCGCTCTGCAAACAATACAGAGAAGGTTAAAAAGCTCACTACTCTGAAAGGGAAGCAGGCAAATGCTCTTTTCTGGTCACCTACTGGGCGCTTCATTATACTCGCAGGATTAAAGGGTTTCAATGGACAGCTGGAGTTTTACAATGTTGATGAGCTTGAAACCATGGCAACAGCTGAGCATTTTATGGCAACAGATATTGAATGGGATCCAACCGGAAGGTAATTTTGAGAATCTTCTTGGTCATGTCAATATTAGGGGAGTTTTGTTGggatttattcaatttaaaatgCACTGCACAAAACTGCTATATTTATTTCATGGATAGAATATACCTGCACTGAATTAGCTTGTTTCTTTTACTTATTATCTTGTTTGTCATATTTGGCCTTTTTGCATCTATAGGTATGTTGCAACTGCAGTGACTTCCGTACATGAGATGGAAAATGGTTTCAACATATGGTCCTTCAATGGCAAGCTACTTTATAGGATCCTGAAGGATCATTTCTTTCAGG is a genomic window of Quercus lobata isolate SW786 chromosome 2, ValleyOak3.0 Primary Assembly, whole genome shotgun sequence containing:
- the LOC115974801 gene encoding eukaryotic translation initiation factor 3 subunit B-like translates to MADVMVMKEIEATAANLGIDLDKLDLDSIRLPPGEDFSIVSDDEDIYQGDNLELNTGFGNVIIVDNLPVVTREKFGKLETVVRKIYSQIGMIKEDGLWMPVEYDPESKSEKTLGYCFIEFNTPLEAELAKEKTNGYKLDKAHIFAVNMFDDFDRFMKVPDEWAPPEFKPYTPGENLQQWLTDEKARDQFVIRAGSDTEVLWNDARHLKPEPVYKRAFWTESFVQWSPLGTYLATVHRQGAAVWGGASTFNRLMRYAHPQVKLIDFSPGEKYLVTYSSHEPSNPRDANRVVINIFDVRTGKVMRDFKGSADDFAIGGTGGVTGVSWPVFRWAGGKEDKYFARIGKNIISVYETETFSLIDKKSLKVENVVDFSWSPTDPILALFVPELGDHPARVSLMQIPSKDELRQKNLFSVSDCKMYWQSNGDYLAVKVDRYTKTKKSTYTGFELFRIRERDIPIEVFELENKNDKIIAFAWEPKGHRFAVIHGDNPRPDISFYSMRSANNTEKVKKLTTLKGKQANALFWSPTGRFIILAGLKGFNGQLEFYNVDELETMATAEHFMATDIEWDPTGRYVATAVTSVHEMENGFNIWSFNGKLLYRILKDHFFQYLWRPRPPSFLSPEKEEEIAKNLKKYSKKYEAEDQDVSMLLSEQDREKRKMLKDEWEKWVNEWKHLHEVEKLEREKLRDGEASDEEEEYEAKEVEVEEILDVSEEVLSFED